The Arachis ipaensis cultivar K30076 chromosome B07, Araip1.1, whole genome shotgun sequence genome includes a window with the following:
- the LOC107606015 gene encoding F-box protein CPR30-like — protein sequence MNCKKLINPSMDKKKKQLKHTVNKAKEQSSMEKRNQNDKSKTIHDILPLDLIHRILLLVPIRHLARLRCVSKLWYSLISEPDFAELHFHHSPAATNACFFMKNYTMAYLVYLDDNDASKKVVCPPFKKKPPSDFEVLGSCRGFILLHRYPHFLVVWNPLTGVSKRISYSHIVSRPKYHSFRLPYSTHLHGFGYDASQDDYLVVAACRDYERQEDHLECLSLRTNSWINLDAVLPSPLDWFDHNSCGLFLNGAIHWVPSFLKDYRDAILCFDLKERTFSRISAPEQLLIIACPFRRLALLGDCLSLYGHNYSSGTTEIWVMKEYKVHSSWTLYEIPCKIFQPLCLSSNGDIIGRGYDKIGYFIYNVRGDMLKRFKNLPCPPPIRYCVYRESLAVLPLPSGIKDKDKKKKENCHQVHHQV from the exons ATGAATTGCAAAAAGCTCATCAATCCAAGCATGgataagaagaagaagcagctgaAGCACACGGTGAACAAAGCAAAAGAGCAATCGAGcatggagaagaggaatcagaatgACAAGAGCAAGACCATTCACGACATCCTCCCTCTTGATCTGATTCACAGAATCCTTCTGCTGGTGCCGATCAGACATCTCGCTCGCCTCAGATGCGTTTCCAAGCTGTGGTACTCTCTAATTTCCGAACCTGACTTTGCGGAATTGCATTTTCACCACTCTCCCGCTGCCACCAACGCATGCTTCTTCATGAAAAACTACACTATGGCTTACTTGGTTTACTTAGACGACAATGATGCATCAAAAAAAGTGGTGTGTCCCCCTTTCAAGAAGAAACCACCTTCTGATTTTGAGGTATTGGGATCCTGCAGAGGATTTATTCTCTTGCATCGATACCCACATTTTCTTGTGGTATGGAACCCACTGACTGGAGTCAGCAAAAGAATATCCTATTCTCATATTGTTAGTCGTCCTAAATACCATAGCTTTAGGCTTCCCTACAGTACGCATCTGCATGGATTTGGTTATGATGCATCACAGGATGATTACTTAGTTGTTGCAGCTTGTAGGGATTATGAAAGGCAAGAAGATCATTTGGAATGCTTGTCCTTGAGAACCAATTCATGGATTAATCTTGATGCTGTACTCCCCAGTCCATTGGATTGGTTTGACCACAATTCTTGTGGGTTGTTCTTGAATGGCGCTATTCATTGGGTGCCTTCCTTTCTTAAAGATTACAGGGATGCTATTCTTTGCTTTGATCTGAAGGAAAGGACTTTCTCAAGGATATCTGCACCGGAACAACTGCTAATCATTGCATGCCCCTTTCGAAGGCTCGCCCTACTAGGAGACTGCCTATCTTTGTATGGTCACAATTATAGTAGCGGTACAACTGAGATATGGGTGATGAAAGAATATAAAGTGCACTCATCCTGGACTCTCTATGAGATTCCTTGCAAAATCTTTCAGCCATTGTGCTTATCCAGTAATGGTGATATTATTGGAAGAGGTTATGATAAAATAGGGTACTTCATATACAATGTCAGAGGAGACATGCTCAAGCGTTTTAAAAATCTTCCTTGTCCGCCTCCCATCCGATACTGTGTATACAGAGAGTCTCTTGCCGTGTTGCCACTCCCTAGCGGCATTAAGGATAAGgataagaagaagaaggaaaact GCCATCAAGTTCACCATCAAGTTTAG